One Brassica napus cultivar Da-Ae chromosome A5, Da-Ae, whole genome shotgun sequence DNA window includes the following coding sequences:
- the LOC125608717 gene encoding uncharacterized protein LOC125608717, whose product MTARVLGGDFRTLSEGGQDATMEDIGGKERPPGDPPDVPGSWVRKVVGSSEGGMPVPEEVVDERFVESRLSLEFPNGEDGEPVITIGEEVLTAMNSLWKRCMIVRVLGRNVPILSLRRKLIELWKPKGSMFVMDLPRHYFMVRFELEEEYMAALSGGPWRAFGSYLMVQAWSPEFDPLKDEIVTTPVWVRLSHIPVNFYHKTILMGIAKGLGRPIKVDLTTLKFERARYARICVEVNLNKPLKGSVMVNGERYYVSYEGISAICSMCGMFGHLVHACPKNVTERALAPVPSPTMTHAGPESMGRETEFTQVRQARRKPEQSRTVGGSMRRQEERSVGGRRTREVRKEGVLEELSVSNRFGGLEDEGEKEELAEVGVRKEGNKENENTENLNWEGPSRVHGKTMTFVANEKEENQASIRLGPKVRKASNMRSTQSQKPKSKLIGPTRGLVYGPTTEGIDMSASGKRLRVEKESIGRPGGVFTGVSDVEGKERSPDHAEEQRSMQVQIAQMETPQIATSDSCVEQVGEALTGTEA is encoded by the coding sequence atgacggctagggttttggGAGGCGATTTTCGTACGTTGAGTGAGGGAGGACAGGACGCAACCATGGAGGATATCGGTGGGAAGGAGAGGCCGCCGGGGGATCCACCGGATGTTCCTGGGTCATGGGTGAGGAAAGTAGTAGGAAGCAGTGAAGGAGGGATGCCCGTACCAGAGGAAGTTGTTGATGAGAGATTTGTGGAGTCGAGATTGAGTTTGGAGTTCCCGAACGGGGAAGATGGAGAACCAGTGATAACAATAGGAGAGGAAGTGTTGACAGCAATGAATAGCTTGTGGAAGAGGTGCATGATTGTTAGGGTTTTGGGAAGAAACGTTCCAATTCTGAGCCTGAGACGTAAACTCATAGAATTATGGAAGCCTAAAGGGTCGATGTTTGTGATGGATCTCCCAAgacactattttatggtacgcTTTGAGTTAGAGGAAGAGTACATGGCTGCATTATCAGGAGGTCCATGGAGGGCGTTTGGTAGTTACCTTATGGTGCAAGCATGGTCTCCTGAGTTTGATCCGTTGAAGGATGAGATCGTTACGACGCCAGTTTGGGTTCGATTATCTCATATTCCAGTGAACTTCTACCATAAGACGATTTTGATGGGCATAGCTAAGGGGCTAGGACGACCAATCAAAGTAGACTTGACAACCTTGAAATTCGAGAGAGCTCGTTATGCGAGAATCTGTGTAGAGGTGAATTTGAATAAGCCTTTAAAGGGGTCAGTGATGGTAAATGGTGAGAGGTACTACGTCTCATATGAGGGAATCTCTGCTATTTGCTCAATGTGTGGTATGTTTGGACATCTTGTCCACGCATGTCCAAAGAATGTTACGGAGCGAGCTCTTGCCCCGGTGCCTAGTCCTACTATGACGCATGCTGGGCCTGAATCCATGGGAAGGGAGACAGAGTTTACTCAGGTGAGACAGGCGAGGAGGAAGCCTGAGCAATCAAGAACCGTAGGGGGCTCGATGCGACGTCAGGAGGAGCGGAGTGTGGGGGGAAGGAGAACACGGGAAGTACGTAAGGAGGGAGTGTTGGAGGAACTTAGCGTGTCAAATCGGTTTGGAGGTTTGGAGGATGAGGGGGAGAAGGAGGAGCTTGCGGAGGTTGGTGTGAGAAAGgaaggaaataaagaaaatgagaacACCGAGAACCTAAACTGGGAAGGTCCGAGTAGGGTGCATGGGAAGACTATGACGTTTGTAGCAAATGAGAAGGAGGAGAACCAGGCCTCAATTCGATTGGGACCTAAAGTAAGGAAAGCAAGTAATATGAGAAGTACACAGTCCCAAAAGCCCAAATCAAAACTGATTGGGCCTACACGTGGACTGGTATACGGTCCAACTACAGAAGGGATCGACATGTCTGCTAGTGGAAAGAGACTGAGAGTAGAGAAAGAGAGTATCGGCCGACCGGGTGGAGTCTTCACCGGAGTTAGTGACGTAGAAGGGAAGGAGAGGAGTCCCGACCATGCTGAGGAGCAGAGGAGTATGCAGGTGCAAATTGCACAGATGGAGACCCCCCAGATTGCTACATCGGATTCCTGTGTGGAGCAAGTGGGAGAGGCGTTGACGGGTACGGAGGCATAA